TTAATCGAATATCGGAAGAACTGGAAGCAATTTATCCTAATTGTAAACCCAAAGTGATGGCAGTCGTTGACGATTTACTTCGAGCCGATATGCGTCAGAGAATTCTCACTACCGGTATCAGATTAGACGGTCGCACTGCAAATGAGATTCGGCCGATTACTTGTGAGATTGGGATTTTACCTCGAACACATGGCTCAGCCATTTTCACTCGCGGACAAACCCAATGCCTTGCAGTTACTACTTTAGGCACAAAATCGGATGAACAAATTGTTGAAGATATTGAGCGGCAAGAATCAAAGTCATTTATGCTTCACTATAATTTTCCAGGATTTTCCACTGGTGAAGTTCGACCACTGAAAGGGCCGGGCCGGCGAGAAATTGGCCATGGCGCTTTAGCCGAACGGGCGATAGAGCCAGTCTTACCGCCGGAAGAAACATTTCCTTATACGATTAGGGTCGTCTCTGATATTTTAGAATCTAACGGTTCATCCTCAATGGCAACTGTCTGTAGCGCTTCATTATCACTCATGGATGCCGGTGTTCCGATAAAAAATGCTGTCGCAGGAATTTCAATCGGATTAATAAAAGAAGAAGATAAATATGTCTTATTAACTGATATTATTGGCGCCGAAGACCACTACGGTGATATGGATTTTAAGATTGCAGGAACCAAAAATGGTATTACCGCAATCCAATTGGATTTAAAAATTACCGGCGTCCCGATCTCGATTTTAGAACAAGCCGTTGCTGAAGCCACGAGAGTCCGCTATGAAATTTTATCCATTATGTCTAAAACGATTGAGGCACCCCGCACAAGTATTTCGCAATATGCACCAAGAATTACTGCCTTTAAAATCAAAAAAGAAAAGATTGGCGATGTCATTGGTCCTGGTGGCAAAGTAATTCGGAAAATTATTGAAGAGACCGGTGCGGAAATTAATATTGAAGATTCGGGAGAAGTAACTATATCCGCACCAAGTGCTGAGCAACTTGCAAAAGCCCGTGACCGTATTTTAGAAATTACGGAAGAAGTTGAAGTAGGTAAAATATATACCGGAGTCGTGAAAAGAATTACCAATTTCGGCGCTTTTGTTGAGATATTGCCTGGCAAAGAAGGATTAGTCCATATTTCCCAACTTGCACCCTATCGAGTAAAAAATGTTTCAGATGTGGTGAAAGTTGGCGACCGTATTCGAGTTAAAGTTACCGACATTGATGATTTGGGTCGAGTTAATCTTTCTAAACGAAAGGCAGAATCTGGTTGTGATAATAAAGAGCGAATTAACCGTCGCGAAAGATATTAATGTTAGTCTTCCAAAACCTACAAAATATTTTTGTGTATAAACCACTGGGAAATTTGCCTTTTGAAATGAAGAACTTCAAATGTAAACTTTAAATGGAAAACATACAAAAGACACAGATTAATAGGAATATTCAAATTATCACTGAAGAAGTTCAATATCTCAATTCCGCATCCTTAGGAATATTTTTTTATCAAGGTTCAAGAAACGAAGAAAAAGATAATCAGGGTATCACCCATCTTATTGAACATATGCTGCTTAAAGGAACTAAAAACAAATCGGCAACTGATATCTCTTATTTAGTAGAATCTCG
The window above is part of the candidate division WOR-3 bacterium genome. Proteins encoded here:
- the pnp gene encoding polyribonucleotide nucleotidyltransferase, producing MKKVEIEINKRKLILETGLLARQASGSVLVRYGDTIVLVSAVYNKEVSIEQEFLPLTVDYREPTYAAGKIPGGFFKREGKPRDKEILVSRLMDRPIRPLFPKEYNNETQITGFLLSSDLENEGDFLGIIGASSALLISEIPYTTPIGAVRIAKIDGDFIINPLLSEQDQATLNLIVCGTKDSIVMLEGGAKEISNEDFIAALKFAQPEIQKIIEMQEELRNAVGKPKIDIEELLPKAKLAKEQELKNIILDKALQIGICDANNIQDKEQRQSAIAEVVNRISEELEAIYPNCKPKVMAVVDDLLRADMRQRILTTGIRLDGRTANEIRPITCEIGILPRTHGSAIFTRGQTQCLAVTTLGTKSDEQIVEDIERQESKSFMLHYNFPGFSTGEVRPLKGPGRREIGHGALAERAIEPVLPPEETFPYTIRVVSDILESNGSSSMATVCSASLSLMDAGVPIKNAVAGISIGLIKEEDKYVLLTDIIGAEDHYGDMDFKIAGTKNGITAIQLDLKITGVPISILEQAVAEATRVRYEILSIMSKTIEAPRTSISQYAPRITAFKIKKEKIGDVIGPGGKVIRKIIEETGAEINIEDSGEVTISAPSAEQLAKARDRILEITEEVEVGKIYTGVVKRITNFGAFVEILPGKEGLVHISQLAPYRVKNVSDVVKVGDRIRVKVTDIDDLGRVNLSKRKAESGCDNKERINRRERY